In a genomic window of Bacteroidales bacterium:
- a CDS encoding T9SS type A sorting domain-containing protein, whose amino-acid sequence MKKRNIFKQLAVVVLTLVLTGFANNSFAQFPLRFDNVNTGPTSKTICQGFSAGTLCFNKGSGTYYIEYSLNNGATWNTGRQTWSGTNNITGDIPTWNPSYVTMLFRIKHNNTSTYSTTVTLYFQVPASITAQPNSTSVVEGGNTSFSVSATNATSYQWQVSTNGGSSYTNITSAGSNPTYSGWTTPTLSLTGVAASNNNYKYQCIVNGCNTVTSNPATLTVTLSCIAPITQASNISFSTINTTSGTLQWNNGSGTGRVVYINTTNSFTAPANGTTPTANTTYSGSNQQCVYIGTGNSVTVTGLTEGTIYYARVYEYDCTGKLYNTSIATSNPISFSIFVCEYPTAQATSFTSTPYANGAIINWVRGNGDKRLVFVNTTNSFTMPSDGVNYTANSTYSGSGQQCVYNGVGNSVDVKGLNPSTTYYFAVYEFTAAGFCYLANPLTGSATTKASGSNPRFIITNIGGASYSGAFNGNVNSTIYLCNNAGVQLYTNLTDTVIGGVNYPVRWQTSPDGVSNWFTWASQPLTNTDRYIRACRSRLGSHSTDIYNPTPWLHIVHSPHATIEAPTNCTYTYKDGDTYFTVSWTPSTTVDNTGGGLTIKHFICYATQPDYSDAIWIDVTGLTTYTVTGITPGVTYYWKLYAQTYNVGTNNGGDWFCGAQPYTTCSLASTLPIDLISLNAHFDGNKVIVSWTSATEMNNMNFVVERSINTVDWQAIGSVNGFGNSNNLIEYSFEDNNPINGISYYRLKQVDFNGEYTYYGPVFVTCYNIESDGLSVYPNPASESVFVSGVSNSKAEIVLYNVYGNVMATYASNDVSVPTAISLAEFERGVYFVAVKINEKSKFFKIVRN is encoded by the coding sequence ATGAAAAAAAGAAATATTTTTAAGCAATTAGCAGTTGTAGTATTAACCTTGGTATTAACAGGTTTTGCTAATAATTCTTTTGCACAGTTTCCGTTAAGATTCGATAATGTTAATACAGGCCCAACATCTAAAACAATATGTCAAGGGTTTTCTGCTGGGACTCTTTGTTTTAACAAAGGATCTGGTACATACTATATAGAATATAGTTTGAATAATGGTGCAACATGGAATACTGGAAGACAAACTTGGTCTGGCACAAATAATATTACTGGAGATATTCCAACATGGAATCCTTCTTATGTAACAATGCTTTTTAGAATTAAACATAATAATACTTCTACTTATTCAACTACTGTAACTTTATATTTTCAAGTGCCAGCATCAATTACTGCCCAACCAAACTCTACATCTGTAGTTGAGGGAGGCAACACCAGTTTTTCTGTTTCTGCAACAAATGCCACATCGTATCAATGGCAGGTTTCTACAAATGGTGGATCTTCATATACAAATATTACATCAGCAGGCTCAAATCCAACGTATTCTGGCTGGACAACACCAACATTAAGCTTAACTGGAGTTGCTGCAAGTAACAATAACTACAAATACCAGTGTATAGTAAATGGCTGTAACACTGTAACTAGTAATCCAGCAACATTAACTGTAACATTAAGCTGTATTGCTCCTATAACACAAGCAAGCAATATTTCTTTTTCTACAATTAACACTACTTCTGGAACATTGCAATGGAATAATGGTAGTGGAACTGGTAGAGTAGTTTATATAAATACAACAAATTCTTTTACTGCTCCAGCAAACGGAACTACTCCTACTGCAAATACAACATATAGCGGCAGTAATCAGCAATGCGTTTATATTGGAACTGGAAATTCTGTAACTGTAACAGGTTTAACTGAGGGAACAATCTACTATGCAAGAGTATATGAATATGATTGCACAGGAAAATTGTATAACACTAGTATAGCAACTTCGAATCCTATTTCTTTTTCAATTTTTGTTTGTGAATATCCTACCGCTCAGGCAACATCTTTTACATCAACGCCTTATGCAAATGGAGCTATTATAAATTGGGTTAGAGGGAACGGAGACAAAAGGCTTGTTTTTGTAAATACAACGAACTCTTTTACAATGCCTTCAGACGGAGTTAATTATACTGCAAATTCTACTTATAGTGGCAGCGGTCAGCAATGTGTTTATAATGGAGTTGGAAATTCTGTAGATGTAAAAGGATTAAATCCAAGTACAACTTATTACTTTGCAGTTTATGAATTTACTGCTGCTGGATTTTGCTATTTAGCTAATCCTTTAACAGGAAGTGCAACAACTAAAGCTTCAGGTAGTAATCCAAGATTTATAATCACAAATATAGGTGGAGCATCATATTCTGGCGCATTTAATGGAAATGTTAATTCTACAATATATTTGTGTAACAATGCAGGCGTTCAGCTTTATACCAATCTTACTGATACAGTAATTGGTGGTGTTAATTATCCTGTAAGATGGCAAACTTCTCCTGATGGTGTTTCTAATTGGTTTACATGGGCTTCTCAACCTTTAACAAATACGGATAGATATATAAGAGCTTGTCGAAGTAGATTAGGATCTCATAGCACAGATATATATAATCCAACACCATGGTTACATATAGTGCATTCTCCTCATGCTACAATAGAAGCACCTACAAACTGTACTTATACTTATAAAGATGGTGATACATATTTTACTGTTTCATGGACACCAAGTACTACAGTGGATAATACTGGTGGCGGATTAACAATAAAACACTTTATATGCTATGCAACACAACCTGACTATTCTGACGCTATTTGGATTGATGTTACAGGGCTTACAACATACACAGTTACAGGTATTACACCTGGAGTTACTTACTACTGGAAATTATATGCCCAAACATATAACGTAGGTACAAATAATGGTGGTGATTGGTTTTGTGGAGCTCAACCATATACCACTTGCAGCCTTGCATCAACTTTACCTATAGATCTTATTTCTTTAAATGCACATTTTGATGGTAATAAAGTTATTGTTTCTTGGACATCTGCTACTGAAATGAATAATATGAACTTTGTTGTTGAAAGAAGTATAAATACAGTAGATTGGCAAGCTATAGGTTCTGTTAATGGCTTTGGAAATTCTAATAATCTAATAGAATATTCTTTTGAAGATAATAACCCAATAAATGGCATTTCGTATTACAGATTAAAACAAGTAGATTTTAATGGGGAATATACATATTATGGACCTGTTTTTGTTACTTGTTACAATATTGAATCTGACGGATTAAGTGTTTATCCAAATCCAGCTTCTGAAAGTGTTTTTGTTTCAGGAGTTTCAAATTCTAAAGCAGAAATAGTTTTATACAATGTTTATGGAAATGTTATGGCAACTTATGCTTCAAATGATGTTTCTGTTCCAACAGCTATCTCTTTAGCAGAATTTGAAAGAGGTGTTTACTTTGTTGCAGTGAAAATAAATGAAAAATCTAAATTTTTCAAAATAGTACGCAACTAA